In Dama dama isolate Ldn47 chromosome 9, ASM3311817v1, whole genome shotgun sequence, the following proteins share a genomic window:
- the RIOK2 gene encoding serine/threonine-protein kinase RIO2 produces the protein MGKVNVAKLRYMSRDDFRVLTAVEMGMKNHEIVPCSLVASIASLKHGGCNKVLRELVKHKLIAWERTKTVQGYRLTNAGYDYLALKTLSSRQVVESVGNQMGVGKESDIYIVANEEGQQFALKLHRLGRTSFRNLKNKRDYHKHRHNMSWLYLSRLSAMKEFAYMKALYERKFPVPKPIDYNRHAVVMELINGYPLCQIHHVEDPASVYDEAMELIVKLANHGLIHGDFNEFNLILDKDDHITMIDFPQMVSTSHPNAEWYFDRDVKCIRDFFMKRFSYESELFPTFSDIRREDSLDVEVSASGYTKEMQADDELLHPAGPDDKNIETEERSEFSLSDEEMSERAKDCRSENESGRNSVGESVDCCCRSFENLEQIKEGSLSEDNADAHNFEMTEFSQALEEIEGQVVENSSLTEFSGENRRCEHDSRQDGETGQGGIIVGPEEAEDECPHLIALSSLSKEFRPFRDEENMEDTNRHRTRTLSVASVGSVLSCSTIPPELVKQKVKRQLTKQQKSAVRRRLQKGEANIFTKQRRENMQNIKSSLEAASFWGE, from the exons ATGGGGAAGGTGAATGTGGCCAAGTTGCGTTACATGAGCCGGGATGACTTCAGGGTCCTGACAGCG GTTGAAATGGGCATGAAGAACCATGAAATTGTTCCCTGCAGTTTGGTTGCTTCTATAGCCAGCCTTAAACATGGTGGTTGTAATAAAGTCTTAAGAGAACTAGTAAAACATAAACTCATAGCTTGGGAGCGAACCAAAA CTGTCCAGGGCTATCGGTTGACAAATGCAGGCTATGATTACCTAGCTTTGAAAACGTTGTCTTCTAGACAGGTGGTTGAGTCTGTTGGAAACCAGATGGGTGTTGGCAAAGAATCTG ATATTTACATTGTTGCAAATGAAGAAGGGCAGCAGTTTGCATTAAAGCTTCACAGACTGGGAAGAACCTCCTTTCGAAATCTGAAAAACAAGCGTGATTACCATAAACACAGGCATAACATGTCTTGGCTTTATTTGTCTCGTCTCTCTGCCATGAAAGAATTTGCTTATATGAAg GCATTGTATGAAAGGAAATTTCCAGTTCCAAAGCCAATTGATTATAATCGCCATGCAGTGGTCATGGAACTCATAAATGGCTATCCTCT ATGTCAGATACACCATGTTGAAGATCCTGCATCAGTATATGATGAAGCTATGGAACTGATTGTTAAACTTGCAAATCATGGACTGATTCATGGAGATTTCAATGAATTCAATCTAATTTTGGATAAAGATGATCACATTACCATGATCGATTTTCCACAAATGGTTTCAACTTCTCATCCCAATGCTGAATG GTATTTTGACAGAGATGTGAAATGCATTAGAGATTTCTTCATGAAACGTTTCAGCTATGAAAGTGAGCTTTTCCCAACCTTTAGTGATATAAG gAGGGAGGACTCTCTTGACGTAGAGGTTTCTGCCAGTGGCTACACAAAGGAGATGCAGGCAGATGATGAACTACTTCATCCAGCAGGTCCAGATGATAAAAATATTGAAACAGAGGAGAGATCTGAATTCTCACTTTCTGATGAAGAGATGTCAGAAAGAGCCAAGGATTGTAGATCAGAAAATGAAAGTGGACGGAACTCTGTAGGTGAATCAGTTGACTGCTGTTGCAGATCATTTGAAAACCTTGAGCAAATAAAGGAAGGTAGTTTGTCAGAGGACAATGCTGATGCACACAATTTCGAAATGACTGAATTCAGTCAAGCTTTAGAAGAAATAGAAGGGCAGGTTGTTGAAAACAGTTCTTTAACTGAATTTTCTGGGGAGAACAGGAGATGTGAACATGACAGCAGGCAAGATGGTGAGACAGGTCAAGGTGGAATCATCGTGGGCCCTGAGGAGGCTGAAGATGAGTGCCCTCATCTAATTGCCTTGTCATCGTTGAGCAAAGAATTCAGGCCTTTCAG agatgaagaaaatatggAAGATACTAATCGACATAGAACGAGAACTTTGAGTGTCGCTTCTGTGGGCAGTGTTTTAAGCTGTTCAACAATTCCTCCG GAATTGGTGAAACAGAAGGTGAAACGTCAGttgacaaaacaacaaaaatcagctGTGAGACGACGGTTACAGAAGGGAGAAGCAAATATATTCACCAAGCAACGGCGAGAAAACATGCAAAATATTAAATCAAGTTTGGAAGCAGCTAGCTTTTGGGGAGAGTAA